The stretch of DNA TGCGACGCCTCGATGCCTCCGCGATGCCGGCGTTGGCCGAGCAGCTTGGACAGGCGAGGATTCGCCCACTCGCGTCGGCGAACACCCTCGCGAAGCGCTCCGAGACGTGTGACCCGCAGTGATCGCAGCGTGCCATGATTGAACCGGCTACTACCGGTGCCGGCGAGTTCGTGTATGGAACACGCACCTAAATGGGCACCGCGCGCGTGCGTGAGGGGTTCACGAACGTCCATAAAATGGGCGAAACTCGACTATTCTGTCGATTCTCGACCGCCGCGCGCCCCGGCAACCGCCCGAGCGATCAGTCCCGCCTGGGCGCCCGCGGTAAAGCCGTCGTCGACGTTGACCACCGAGAGGACGGTGCACGACTGGAGCATGCTGGCGAGCGCCGATTCGCCCTCGCCACCGTGACCGTAGCCGGTCGAGACGGGAAGCCCGATCACTGGCGTGTCGATCAGGCCGGCGACCACCGTCGGGAGCGCGCCCTCCCGACCGGCGGCGACGACGGCGACGTCCGCCCCCCGGAGCGCGTCGAGGTGGTCGACGATACGGCCGAGGTGGGCGACGCCCACGTCGTCGACGCGTTCGACCGTCGCTCCCACGGCGCGGGCGAGGACGGCCGCCTCCCCCGCCGCCGCGGCGTCGGAGGTTCCCGCGGTGACGACGGCCACCTTCGCGTCGATGACCGGCGGATCGAACCCGGGCGCGCGAACGACGAGCGTCCGGGCACGCTCGTCGTGATCGACCGTCGCGGCCGACGGCAGGCCGTCGGTGACGGCGGCGACGTGCGCGTCGTCGGCGCGGGTGATCAGCGCCCGTCCCGTCGTCTCCAGCGCCGCCTCGGCCATCGACGCCACCTCCGCCGGGGTCTTACCCTCCGCGAGGACCGCCTCCGGAATCCCCCGCCGACGCTCGCGGGCGGCGTCGAACCGCCCCGCGTCCGTCGTCGCGTAGCCGACGAGTCGGGTCTCCGCCTCGGCCGGCGAGAGGTCGCCGCTCGCCACCGCGTCGAGAATCTCGCGCATACGCTCCATCCGGTCGTAAGACACTCGTAGGTGTCGGTTTTCGGCCCCAGTATTTATATATCTGGGACGAATCGCGCGAGAACGGCGCCTGTGGCGGTACGCGCGGCCGATTTGGGAAATCTTATTAATAAGGCTCGGTATGGGTAGGTCGTATGGCAGACCTCATCGTCAAAGCCGCTGTCAAGGAAGCGCTCCAGGACAAGAAC from Haloplanus salinus encodes:
- the larB gene encoding nickel pincer cofactor biosynthesis protein LarB, with the protein product MREILDAVASGDLSPAEAETRLVGYATTDAGRFDAARERRRGIPEAVLAEGKTPAEVASMAEAALETTGRALITRADDAHVAAVTDGLPSAATVDHDERARTLVVRAPGFDPPVIDAKVAVVTAGTSDAAAAGEAAVLARAVGATVERVDDVGVAHLGRIVDHLDALRGADVAVVAAGREGALPTVVAGLIDTPVIGLPVSTGYGHGGEGESALASMLQSCTVLSVVNVDDGFTAGAQAGLIARAVAGARGGRESTE
- a CDS encoding DUF7563 family protein, which codes for MARCDHCGSHVSERFARVFADASGRILACPSCSANAGIAEASRRRTPNA